The following nucleotide sequence is from Penicillium digitatum chromosome 5, complete sequence.
AAGCTGTGAAGATCGAGATGTAAGACTTGAGAGGAGCATTAAGAAGGTGGAGAATGTGTTGTTGGGTTGGCGCCGAATGCAAATCGGCATGATCAGTGTACTCGGTAGTTTTTTGCGTCGCAAAGTCCAGGACTTGGTCGACATACTCTAACCGATCTGGATAGGCATTCAATGCCAGGTTGACAAGTGATACCAACAACGCCATCGTATCCTGAATCGGCAATGCGCGCGTTCTGATCAAATTGACCACTTGGCCGTAGAAGATATCGTACAGCttgatttctgccggaatgCCAGGCTTAGTGTCATCCCCATTCTCAACCCGCTTTTCTTCTGTTGGCGGTTCAGCAGGCTCAGGGCTCTCCTTGGACGTTTCTGCTTCACCGTTCTCGGTACCATTTCCCTTGGAACTGTCATCAGTGCTGGTGTCCTTTGGCTCTTCCGCCTTGATTTCTTTGGCAAGCTCGAGCCTTTGCAATAGCTTGGCGACAGCTTCTTCCTCGCTTTGTTTCTGTGTTTCTGGCTCTACTGCCGAGTCTGCTTCCCTTGCCGCATAAGAAGATAAACGGTCCATAAGACCAATGACGATTTTCTTCATGTCCACGTGCGGGTTAAGTCTGGCGATGGCAGATAATAGAAGGTCCAAAGTATGCAGGTGGAACTCATCTGGGAAGACCTTTGTAATGACTGTTGATTATATTAGCAAATGGACCTAGCAAGAGCGTTTTCCGagaacaaaaaaaggaataAGAGAGCCGTACCTTCCAGGAGATATTCTTGCGCGAGGATATCTCGACATTGTACTACCTGTTCTAGAAGCGCTTGCAAGATACCGGACTTGTACCCTTCAAGATCAACCAACTGGCTGAGTCGAACGATGTTACTACCGACGAGCAGCTCTAGTTCACGTCGTTCTTGTATGCGCCTATCCCGCTCTCGTGAGGGGCCCTGGTGCTGAAGCCGAACCCAGAGCTTGTTCATTTCCACGAAATTCGTCAAAACAAAGTTGATCGAATCCTGCATATTACCCTCTGGGCCATCGCCAGTTCCAGAGGGCAGATGATCTCGTGCTTGGCCGGAGAGATAGTATCGCAAAAACAGGCCACGGATCGGGTGCTGAACGCCTCGGCTCATTTCCATCATGTCCTTCATAATCTCCTTGACCGGCGCATCTTCGACGGACATGTAGACTGTACCCACGGTAATCATCAGATACAAGCGGGGGACGATATTACCGGCATACTGAACGAGTTCGTATAGGTCGGCGAGGTGGTTGACGGGGTGGTTCTCCTTTAGGTAGACGGACAGGTGTCGCAGCGCATCAAAGACGGCCATGTACAATTCGTAATACTGCTTCGGACCGAGGCTGGGAGTTCGGAGTTCGGAGACAAGAGTCGATCTGTGGAGGTAGGTACAAACTGTTAGCACATAAACACATTGCGCACTTTCTGAGGTCGCTGCC
It contains:
- a CDS encoding Vacuolar protein sorting-associated protein 35, translated to MASPPPVTEDQNRLLEEALGVVRQQSSLMRKCLETPGKLMDALKCGSTLVSELRTPSLGPKQYYELYMAVFDALRHLSVYLKENHPVNHLADLYELVQYAGNIVPRLYLMITVGTVYMSVEDAPVKEIMKDMMEMSRGVQHPIRGLFLRYYLSGQARDHLPSGTGDGPEGNMQDSINFVLTNFVEMNKLWVRLQHQGPSRERDRRIQERRELELLVGSNIVRLSQLVDLEGYKSGILQALLEQVVQCRDILAQEYLLEVITKVFPDEFHLHTLDLLLSAIARLNPHVDMKKIVIGLMDRLSSYAAREADSAVEPETQKQSEEEAVAKLLQRLELAKEIKAEEPKDTSTDDSSKGNGTENGEAETSKESPEPAEPPTEEKRVENGDDTKPGIPAEIKLYDIFYGQVVNLIRTRALPIQDTMALLVSLVNLALNAYPDRLEYVDQVLDFATQKTTEYTDHADLHSAPTQQHILHLLNAPLKSYISIFTALALPHYLPLLTSQSYPTRRAVAGEVIRSLLKNKILVSTTENLDRVLQAARVLIKEGMQQSAGYPGSQSQRRGGETEETVEEQGWLARLVHLIQASDNDTQLKLLQATRKALADGNERIRYTTPAIITASVRLARKLKLREHYDDNWQSQSSALYRFMHQSINNLYQRVNPGCADLALRLFVMCGEVADQTGFEEVSYEFFAQAFTIYEDAISDSRAQFQAVCIISGALHGSRGFSKENYDTLITKAALHGSKLLKKPDQCRAVYLASHLWWVVENPQREEEDPKDLYRDGKRVLECLQRALRVADACMDTAVSVELFVEILNRYVYYFDQQNETVTTKYLNGLIELIHSNLHTNEDEQNANLDGPKRHFQRTLEYIRSREYEGIVTDPPK